Proteins encoded together in one Deltaproteobacteria bacterium window:
- a CDS encoding HAMP domain-containing protein produces the protein MQTGDSQPPFERRPFGEAERKRTRRDLVLVLGALVALGAVIGVEQRIASLPDSVPFADSVPFLLLNAISAVLIVVLVYLSGRQLVRLWFERRAGIFGAHLNARFVLALFLVATVPMGIQLAVSSSLITASINAWFGLQMDRAIDDSGEVATAYYDAWQDISQHYGRQLASEITERRLLREGERGQLESFVRAKQREYGLGVVQVFPYGESEPIATLVNPSQPDAALAARDSALVTAAFTGEEGALVDETGTDAGDVIRAAAPIRSSDPSRAQEVVGVVVVNHVVPKALAYKVDAIRAAVAEYRNVKPFAERIGRVFTLVLVLISLAAVLFALWWGLRMAKGVTGQIRELAEGTAKVANGDLDVVVTPTTDDEIGFLVRSFNRMTSDLREAGAKLERGRAELDQRRRYMEIVLRNVDAAVVSLDADGRIGTINRAALRLFGVADSPSPIGRKLDEVITRAELLEVLRDLAAQARPGVRESVRRQTLIAGGEGAHTLLVTLSLMQDDEGRALGSVVVADDYTQEVRAQRMAAWREVARRIAHEIKNPLTPIQLSAERIRRRFRDKLAVSDEDARVFDECVDTITSHVEGMKVLVNEFSQFARLPSANPQPGDLDSLVQEAVASYAGASGVRFRVECAGDLPKVDFDREQLRRVLTNLVDNACAAVQVQPGGGEVAVSTRLDHARETVRIEVADDGVGIADADRARIFEPYYSTKPDGTGLGLAIVARIVADHHGYVRAQRNSPRGSRFVVELPVRYA, from the coding sequence ATGCAGACCGGGGACAGCCAGCCGCCTTTCGAGCGTCGCCCGTTCGGCGAGGCAGAGCGCAAGCGCACGCGGCGGGACCTCGTGCTCGTGCTCGGAGCCCTCGTCGCGCTGGGCGCGGTGATCGGGGTGGAGCAGCGCATCGCGTCGCTGCCGGACTCGGTGCCCTTCGCGGACTCCGTGCCGTTCCTGCTGCTGAACGCGATCTCGGCCGTGCTGATCGTCGTGCTCGTCTACCTCTCGGGCCGCCAACTGGTGCGGCTCTGGTTCGAGCGGCGCGCCGGGATCTTCGGCGCTCACCTCAACGCGAGGTTCGTGCTCGCGCTGTTCCTCGTCGCGACGGTTCCGATGGGGATTCAGCTCGCGGTTTCGTCGTCGCTGATCACGGCCTCGATCAACGCGTGGTTCGGCCTGCAGATGGATCGCGCCATCGACGACAGCGGCGAGGTGGCGACGGCTTATTACGACGCATGGCAGGACATCTCGCAGCACTACGGGAGGCAGCTCGCGAGCGAGATCACCGAGCGGCGCTTGTTGCGGGAAGGCGAGCGCGGGCAGCTCGAGTCGTTCGTGCGCGCCAAGCAGCGCGAGTACGGCCTCGGCGTGGTGCAGGTGTTCCCGTACGGCGAGAGCGAGCCGATCGCGACGCTGGTGAACCCGTCGCAGCCGGACGCCGCGCTCGCGGCGCGCGACAGCGCCCTCGTCACCGCGGCGTTCACGGGCGAGGAAGGCGCGCTCGTCGACGAAACGGGGACCGACGCTGGCGACGTGATTCGCGCCGCGGCGCCGATCCGCTCGTCGGATCCGTCCCGCGCGCAGGAAGTCGTCGGCGTCGTGGTCGTCAACCACGTCGTGCCGAAAGCGCTCGCCTACAAGGTCGATGCGATCCGCGCCGCGGTCGCCGAGTACCGCAACGTGAAGCCGTTCGCGGAGCGGATCGGCCGCGTGTTCACGCTCGTGCTCGTGCTGATCTCGCTCGCCGCGGTGCTGTTCGCGCTGTGGTGGGGCCTGCGCATGGCGAAGGGCGTGACTGGTCAAATTCGCGAGCTCGCGGAAGGCACCGCGAAGGTGGCGAATGGCGATCTCGACGTCGTCGTCACGCCCACGACCGACGACGAGATCGGATTTCTCGTGCGCTCGTTCAATCGCATGACGAGCGATCTCCGCGAAGCGGGCGCCAAGCTCGAACGCGGCCGCGCCGAGCTCGACCAGCGCCGCCGCTACATGGAGATCGTGCTGCGCAACGTCGACGCCGCCGTGGTGTCACTCGACGCCGACGGCCGCATCGGCACGATCAACCGCGCGGCGCTGCGGCTGTTCGGCGTGGCGGATTCGCCGAGCCCGATCGGGCGCAAGCTCGACGAGGTGATCACGCGCGCGGAGCTGCTCGAGGTGCTCCGGGATCTCGCGGCGCAGGCGCGGCCCGGCGTGCGCGAGAGCGTGCGGCGGCAGACCTTGATCGCGGGCGGCGAGGGCGCGCACACGCTGCTCGTGACGCTCTCGCTGATGCAGGACGACGAGGGCCGCGCGCTCGGCAGCGTGGTCGTCGCCGACGACTACACCCAGGAAGTTCGCGCGCAGCGCATGGCGGCTTGGCGCGAAGTGGCGCGGCGCATCGCGCACGAGATCAAGAACCCGCTCACGCCGATTCAGCTGTCGGCGGAGCGCATCCGCCGCCGCTTCCGCGACAAGCTCGCCGTGAGCGACGAAGACGCGCGCGTGTTCGACGAGTGCGTGGATACGATCACCAGCCACGTCGAGGGCATGAAGGTGCTGGTGAACGAGTTCTCGCAGTTTGCGCGGCTGCCGTCGGCGAACCCGCAGCCGGGCGACCTCGACTCGCTCGTGCAGGAGGCCGTGGCGAGCTACGCGGGCGCGAGCGGCGTGCGCTTCCGCGTCGAATGCGCGGGCGATTTGCCCAAGGTCGACTTCGATCGCGAGCAGCTGCGCCGCGTGCTCACGAATCTCGTCGACAACGCCTGCGCCGCGGTGCAGGTGCAGCCCGGCGGCGGCGAGGTCGCGGTCTCGACGCGCCTCGACCACGCGCGCGAGACGGTGCGCATCGAGGTGGCCGACGACGGCGTCGGCATCGCGGACGCCGACCGCGCGCGCATCTTCGAGCCTTACTACTCGACCAAGCCCGACGGCACCGGCCTCGGGCTCGCGATCGTGGCGCGCATCGTCGCCGATCATCACGGCTACGTGCGCGCGCAGCGCAACTCGCCGCGCGGCTCGCGCTTCGTGGTCGAGCTTCCGGTGCGTTATGCCTAA
- a CDS encoding sigma-54-dependent Fis family transcriptional regulator, with protein MPNNPARILVVDDEAGIRRSLSGVLLDDGYEVALAEDGDKALAAVRERAPDAVLLDIAMPGRDGIAVLEELRRTHPALAVVMMSGHGTIETAVRATQLGAFDFIEKPLSLDKLLLTLRHALDKSRLERENRELRAKSLRANEILGTSAPIVKLKEQIALAAPTNGWVLISGENGTGKEMVAKQLHLQSKRAAGPFVEVNCAAIPEELIESELFGHEKGAFTGAIAQKRGKFELAHGGTIFLDEIGDMSLRTQAKILRILQEHKFERVGGSDTIEVDVRVIAATNKSLEREIQDGKFREDLYYRLNVIPFQVPPLRERREDIALLARAFATEFCAESGVPEKVFAPRALALLAAHAWPGNVRELRNVIERLVLMTPGARIRPEDLPDEVRGGVRTSDITGASLEDARREFERRFLTARLQEHGGSITRTAEAIGMARESLSRKLRALKIQAPRGG; from the coding sequence ATGCCTAACAATCCGGCACGCATCCTCGTCGTCGACGACGAAGCGGGAATCCGCCGCTCGCTCTCGGGCGTGCTGCTCGACGACGGCTACGAGGTGGCGCTAGCCGAAGACGGCGACAAGGCGCTCGCCGCGGTGCGCGAGCGCGCGCCCGACGCGGTGCTGCTCGACATCGCGATGCCGGGGCGCGACGGCATCGCCGTGCTCGAGGAGCTGCGCCGCACGCACCCCGCGCTCGCGGTCGTGATGATGAGCGGTCACGGCACGATCGAGACCGCGGTGCGCGCCACGCAGCTCGGCGCGTTCGACTTCATCGAGAAGCCGCTCTCGCTCGACAAGTTGTTGCTGACGCTGCGCCACGCGCTCGACAAGAGCCGGCTCGAGCGCGAGAACCGCGAGCTGCGCGCGAAGAGCCTGCGCGCCAACGAGATCCTCGGGACGTCGGCGCCGATCGTGAAACTGAAGGAGCAGATCGCGCTCGCCGCACCGACGAACGGCTGGGTGCTGATCAGCGGCGAGAACGGCACGGGCAAAGAGATGGTCGCGAAGCAGCTGCACCTGCAGAGCAAGCGCGCAGCCGGTCCGTTCGTCGAAGTGAACTGCGCGGCGATTCCCGAGGAGCTGATCGAGAGCGAGCTGTTCGGTCACGAGAAGGGAGCGTTCACCGGCGCGATCGCGCAGAAGCGCGGCAAGTTCGAGCTCGCGCACGGCGGCACGATCTTCCTCGACGAGATCGGCGACATGTCGCTGCGCACGCAGGCGAAGATTCTGCGCATCCTGCAGGAGCACAAGTTCGAGCGCGTCGGCGGCAGCGACACGATCGAAGTCGACGTGCGCGTGATCGCGGCGACCAACAAGAGCCTCGAGCGCGAGATCCAGGACGGAAAGTTTCGCGAGGACCTCTACTACCGCCTCAACGTGATCCCATTCCAGGTGCCGCCACTGCGCGAGCGGCGCGAGGACATCGCGCTCCTCGCGCGGGCGTTCGCCACCGAGTTCTGCGCGGAATCGGGCGTGCCGGAGAAGGTGTTCGCGCCGCGAGCGCTCGCGCTGCTCGCCGCGCACGCGTGGCCCGGCAACGTGCGCGAGCTGCGCAACGTGATCGAGCGCCTCGTGCTGATGACGCCCGGCGCGCGCATCCGCCCCGAGGATCTGCCCGACGAGGTGCGCGGCGGCGTGCGCACGAGCGACATCACCGGCGCTTCGCTCGAGGATGCTCGCCGCGAGTTCGAGCGCCGCTTCCTGACGGCGCGCCTGCAAGAGCACGGCGGCTCGATCACGCGCACGGCCGAGGCGATCGGGATGGCGCGCGAGAGCCTCTCGCGGAAGCTGCGTGCGCTGAAGATCCAGGCGCCGCGTGGGGGCTGA
- a CDS encoding GNAT family N-acetyltransferase — MGAEDGEASRAFEVRPARLTECAAIAALIARVLPADAWSAPQLSSEIALPEGRVWAASEGGALVGCLVARRELDALHVLLIGVAPERRRSGIAGRLLTALIAGEHGLAEAYLEVREANAGAQAFYRALGFGVAGRRPRHYASGEAAVLMTRSLAPRG; from the coding sequence GTGGGGGCTGAGGACGGCGAAGCATCGCGCGCGTTCGAGGTCCGCCCCGCGCGGCTGACCGAGTGCGCGGCGATCGCGGCGCTGATCGCGCGCGTGCTGCCGGCCGACGCTTGGAGCGCGCCGCAGCTGAGCAGCGAGATCGCGCTGCCCGAGGGCCGCGTGTGGGCCGCGAGCGAAGGCGGCGCGCTAGTGGGCTGTCTCGTGGCGCGGCGGGAGCTCGATGCGCTCCACGTGCTGCTGATCGGCGTCGCGCCCGAGCGGCGCCGCAGCGGCATCGCGGGGCGGCTGCTCACGGCGCTGATCGCGGGCGAGCACGGGCTCGCCGAGGCGTACCTCGAGGTGCGCGAGGCCAACGCGGGAGCCCAAGCGTTCTATCGCGCGCTGGGCTTCGGCGTCGCGGGTCGCCGCCCGCGTCACTACGCGAGCGGAGAGGCGGCAGTCCTAATGACTCGAAGCCTCGCGCCCCGCGGGTAG
- a CDS encoding ribosome maturation factor RimP: MYGDIPPAMRDLIEPIVTAHGLELVDIERHQGRAPWRVRVIVDTPEGDGRVAIERCAELSREVAVNLDVADLIPVAYHLEVTSPGFDRVLAREKDFERAQGSEVKIETRAPIDGRRRFKGTLTSFAEGAANVVVDGRPYRVPFADVARANKVHHFTPADFSGAA; encoded by the coding sequence ATGTATGGGGACATCCCGCCGGCGATGCGCGACCTGATCGAACCCATCGTGACCGCCCACGGCCTCGAGCTGGTGGACATCGAACGCCACCAGGGCCGTGCGCCTTGGCGTGTGCGCGTGATCGTGGATACGCCCGAAGGCGACGGTCGCGTCGCGATCGAACGCTGCGCCGAGCTGTCGCGCGAGGTCGCCGTGAACCTCGACGTCGCGGACCTGATCCCGGTCGCATACCACCTCGAAGTCACGTCGCCCGGGTTCGACCGCGTGCTCGCGCGCGAGAAGGACTTCGAACGCGCGCAGGGCAGCGAGGTGAAGATCGAGACGCGCGCCCCGATCGACGGCCGCCGCCGCTTCAAGGGCACGCTGACTTCCTTCGCGGAGGGCGCCGCCAACGTCGTGGTCGACGGCCGCCCGTATCGCGTGCCGTTCGCCGATGTCGCGCGCGCCAACAAAGTCCACCACTTCACGCCCGCCGACTTCTCAGGCGCGGCCTAA
- the nusA gene encoding transcription termination/antitermination protein NusA, protein MNIAPLKREIDQIAKDKGIDKKTIIGALEEAMKQAARRKFGLEKEIEARFNPETSEIELFEFREVVETVTDREAHITVEDAHRLDPEAEVGDEIGVKLDTADFGRILAQTAKQVIIQRVRDAERDIVYEEYKDRKGEVVNGTVRRFEKGALLVDLGRTEAVLPAKEQVPRETYRPGDRIRAYVIDVTTMGKGAQVILSRASIHFLSKLFAQEVPEIYEGIVKIESAAREPGGRSKIAVSSRDKDVDPVGACVGMKGSRVQAVVQELRGERIDIVPYSGDPARYVCSALSPAQVSKVIIDENTKSMDVIVPDDQLSLAIGRKGQNVRLAVQLTGWKIDIKSESKIRELADWFTRAVSVVPGLGAGEADVLLQSGITSLEDLARCQDSLLAGFRGVDGAGVKAIKAHAAQLAQEKAAEDARLAAEAEAAQSGGVPRE, encoded by the coding sequence ATGAACATCGCACCGCTGAAGCGCGAGATCGACCAGATCGCCAAAGACAAGGGCATCGACAAGAAGACGATCATCGGAGCCCTCGAAGAGGCGATGAAGCAGGCCGCGCGCCGCAAATTCGGTCTCGAGAAGGAGATCGAGGCCCGCTTCAACCCCGAGACCAGCGAGATCGAGCTGTTCGAGTTCCGCGAGGTGGTGGAGACCGTCACCGATCGCGAGGCGCACATCACGGTCGAGGACGCGCATCGCCTCGATCCCGAGGCCGAGGTCGGCGACGAGATCGGCGTGAAGCTCGATACCGCGGACTTCGGCCGCATCCTCGCGCAGACCGCGAAGCAGGTGATCATCCAGCGCGTTCGCGATGCCGAGCGCGACATCGTGTATGAAGAGTACAAGGACCGGAAGGGCGAAGTCGTCAACGGCACGGTGCGCCGCTTCGAGAAGGGCGCGCTGCTCGTCGACCTCGGCCGCACGGAGGCCGTGCTGCCCGCGAAGGAGCAGGTGCCGCGCGAGACGTACCGCCCCGGCGACCGCATCCGCGCCTACGTGATCGACGTGACGACGATGGGCAAGGGCGCGCAGGTGATCCTCTCGCGCGCCTCGATCCACTTCCTCAGCAAGCTGTTCGCGCAGGAAGTGCCGGAGATCTACGAGGGCATCGTGAAGATCGAGTCCGCGGCGCGCGAGCCCGGCGGACGCTCGAAGATCGCCGTCTCCTCGCGCGACAAGGACGTCGATCCGGTCGGCGCGTGCGTGGGCATGAAGGGCAGCCGCGTGCAGGCGGTGGTGCAGGAGCTGCGCGGCGAGCGCATCGACATCGTGCCGTACTCGGGCGACCCCGCTCGCTACGTGTGCAGCGCGCTTTCGCCGGCGCAGGTCTCCAAGGTGATCATCGACGAGAACACGAAGTCGATGGACGTGATCGTGCCCGACGACCAGCTCTCGCTCGCGATCGGCCGCAAGGGACAGAACGTGCGGCTCGCCGTGCAGCTCACGGGCTGGAAGATCGACATCAAGAGCGAGTCGAAGATCCGCGAGCTCGCGGATTGGTTCACGCGCGCGGTGAGCGTGGTGCCGGGCCTCGGCGCCGGCGAGGCCGACGTGCTGCTGCAGAGCGGCATCACGAGCCTCGAGGACCTCGCGCGCTGCCAGGACTCGCTGCTCGCGGGCTTCCGCGGCGTCGACGGCGCGGGCGTGAAGGCGATCAAGGCGCACGCGGCGCAGCTCGCGCAGGAGAAGGCCGCCGAGGACGCGCGCCTCGCGGCGGAAGCCGAGGCGGCGCAAAGCGGCGGCGTGCCGCGCGAGTAG
- the infB gene encoding translation initiation factor IF-2 — protein MAATVRAYKLAEELGIDRNDFVAKAKEAGVELRNAMAMLDDAQVALLREKLSAKKVDRVTEARVEVSGAAVIRRRKRTEPEPPPPAPEPVAVPAVAEPVAVELTPEVQPDAAEPSAEPAKDAEAEPIAAAPAPAGEEDEEEARQKAAAGRARTGARDEAAPAAEVQTRKQFREVVNLREQEMLAKQVVGRAAAPRTPVVDPRTLASPRKKRRDAPVKKSAIAAAAAKPGKRVVRVEGEISVADLAHQLGVKAPQIQGKLMGLGMMVSIQQTINAETAALVASEFGGEVQDTGFSESEYLDAPAEAGGEEKAGTPRPPVVTVMGHVDHGKTSLLDALRKANVVAGEAGGITQHIGAYQVETGGHTLTFIDTPGHAAFTSMRARGAQVTDIVILVVAASEGIMPQTIEAISHAKAADVPIIVAVNKCDLPDANPALTRQRLMEHGIVVEDFGGETLAVNISATKRTGLDKLLEAIVLQAELLEPRADASIRAKGVVLEAQLDKGLGPVATVLLQEGTLRRGDIMVVGTHYGRVRIMNDDKGEQIKEAGPSKPVQVIGLSGVPGAGDVMHVVESERVAKEIVDHRLDEERKEKAPAAKPKISLEDLFAGAGDGPKELALIVKADVQGSAEAISAALGKLSTEKVKVNVIHVAVGGVTESDVQLAQASRAIVVGFHVRPDAKARKAAEGSGVEIRTYQIIYELLDEVKAAMAGLLPPTTKEVVLGQAEVRQLFSIAKVGTIAGSYVTDGLIRRGATGRLVRDGVQVWQGKFSSLKRFKDDAREVQTGFECGIGLDGFNDLKVGDVVEAFEIESRPAEL, from the coding sequence ATGGCAGCCACGGTACGCGCATACAAGCTCGCCGAAGAGCTCGGGATCGATCGCAACGACTTCGTCGCCAAGGCGAAGGAAGCCGGCGTCGAGCTGCGCAATGCGATGGCGATGCTCGACGACGCGCAGGTCGCGCTACTGCGCGAGAAGCTCTCCGCGAAGAAGGTTGATCGCGTCACCGAGGCGCGCGTCGAAGTGAGCGGCGCGGCGGTGATCCGCCGCCGCAAGCGCACGGAGCCCGAGCCGCCGCCGCCTGCGCCCGAGCCGGTAGCAGTGCCCGCCGTGGCCGAGCCGGTCGCCGTCGAGCTGACGCCCGAGGTGCAGCCCGATGCCGCAGAGCCGTCCGCGGAGCCGGCGAAGGACGCGGAGGCCGAGCCGATCGCGGCGGCGCCCGCCCCGGCGGGAGAAGAAGACGAAGAGGAAGCGCGCCAGAAGGCGGCCGCTGGCCGCGCGCGCACGGGCGCTCGCGACGAGGCGGCGCCTGCGGCGGAGGTGCAGACCCGCAAGCAGTTCCGCGAGGTCGTGAACCTGCGCGAGCAGGAGATGCTCGCGAAGCAAGTGGTTGGCCGTGCGGCCGCGCCGCGCACGCCGGTCGTCGATCCGCGCACGCTCGCATCGCCACGCAAGAAGAGGCGGGACGCACCAGTGAAGAAGTCGGCCATCGCCGCGGCGGCAGCGAAGCCCGGCAAGCGCGTCGTGCGCGTCGAGGGCGAGATCTCGGTCGCCGATCTCGCGCATCAGCTCGGCGTCAAGGCGCCGCAGATCCAGGGCAAGCTGATGGGCCTCGGCATGATGGTCAGCATCCAGCAGACCATCAACGCGGAGACCGCCGCGCTCGTCGCGTCCGAGTTCGGCGGCGAGGTGCAGGACACGGGCTTCTCGGAGTCGGAGTACCTCGACGCGCCCGCAGAGGCTGGCGGCGAGGAGAAGGCGGGCACGCCGCGGCCGCCGGTCGTCACCGTGATGGGCCACGTCGACCACGGCAAGACCTCGCTCCTCGACGCCCTGCGCAAGGCGAACGTCGTGGCGGGCGAAGCGGGCGGCATCACGCAGCACATCGGTGCGTATCAGGTCGAGACCGGCGGCCACACGCTCACGTTCATCGACACGCCCGGCCACGCGGCGTTCACGTCGATGCGCGCGCGCGGCGCGCAAGTGACGGACATCGTGATCCTCGTCGTCGCCGCGAGCGAAGGCATCATGCCGCAGACGATCGAGGCGATCTCGCACGCGAAGGCGGCGGACGTCCCGATCATCGTCGCGGTCAACAAGTGCGACCTGCCCGATGCGAACCCGGCGCTCACGCGCCAGCGCCTGATGGAGCACGGCATCGTCGTCGAGGACTTCGGCGGTGAGACGCTCGCGGTGAACATCTCGGCCACGAAGCGCACCGGGCTCGACAAGCTGCTCGAAGCGATCGTGCTGCAGGCCGAGCTGCTCGAGCCGCGCGCGGATGCTTCGATTCGCGCGAAGGGCGTCGTGCTCGAGGCGCAGCTCGACAAGGGCCTCGGGCCCGTCGCGACGGTGCTCCTGCAGGAAGGCACGCTGCGCCGCGGCGACATCATGGTCGTGGGCACGCACTACGGCCGCGTGCGCATCATGAACGACGACAAGGGCGAGCAGATCAAGGAGGCCGGGCCGTCGAAGCCCGTGCAGGTGATCGGCCTCTCGGGAGTGCCCGGCGCCGGCGACGTGATGCACGTAGTCGAGTCCGAGCGCGTGGCGAAGGAAATCGTCGATCACCGCCTCGACGAGGAGCGCAAGGAGAAGGCGCCGGCCGCGAAGCCGAAGATCTCGCTCGAGGATCTGTTCGCGGGCGCGGGCGACGGCCCGAAGGAGCTCGCGCTGATCGTGAAGGCGGACGTGCAGGGCTCCGCCGAGGCCATCAGCGCCGCGCTCGGCAAGCTCTCGACCGAGAAGGTGAAGGTGAACGTGATTCACGTCGCCGTCGGCGGCGTGACCGAGAGCGACGTTCAGCTCGCGCAGGCCAGCCGCGCGATCGTGGTCGGCTTCCACGTGCGCCCCGACGCGAAGGCGCGCAAGGCCGCCGAAGGCAGCGGCGTCGAGATCCGCACGTACCAGATCATCTACGAGCTGCTCGACGAGGTGAAGGCGGCGATGGCGGGCCTGCTGCCGCCCACGACGAAGGAGGTCGTGCTCGGCCAGGCCGAGGTGCGCCAGCTGTTCAGCATTGCGAAGGTGGGCACGATCGCGGGCTCCTACGTCACGGACGGCCTCATCCGCCGCGGCGCGACGGGCCGCCTCGTGCGCGATGGCGTGCAGGTGTGGCAGGGCAAGTTCTCGTCGCTCAAGCGCTTCAAAGACGATGCGCGCGAAGTTCAGACTGGTTTCGAGTGCGGCATCGGCCTGGACGGATTCAACGACCTCAAGGTCGGTGACGTCGTCGAGGCGTTCGAGATTGAATCCCGGCCGGCGGAGTTGTAG
- a CDS encoding DUF503 domain-containing protein, whose protein sequence is MFVAAARVEVHVHGSQSLKQKRGVINSIKQRVRNEFNVSIAEVGGQDTWQIAVLGMAAVSEEAQDARVRLEKAIDFIAGLHLAEVIDQEVEIL, encoded by the coding sequence ATGTTTGTTGCCGCCGCGAGGGTTGAAGTTCACGTGCACGGCTCGCAGTCGCTGAAGCAAAAGCGGGGCGTGATCAATTCGATCAAGCAGCGGGTTCGGAACGAGTTCAACGTCTCGATCGCCGAGGTGGGCGGGCAGGACACGTGGCAGATCGCCGTGCTCGGGATGGCGGCGGTTTCGGAAGAGGCGCAGGACGCGCGCGTGCGGCTGGAGAAGGCGATCGACTTCATCGCCGGGCTGCATCTCGCGGAAGTGATCGATCAGGAAGTGGAGATTCTGTGA
- the rbfA gene encoding 30S ribosome-binding factor RbfA, with product MTRRTERIGEQIRGELARLLHEEVTDPRVGLVTITRIDVAPDLSHAKVFWSALDAVPHGSRGEKHSDAETAKGLASAAGFLRSQLARALATRRVPELRFVHDDSVDAGAETLRLLEEIRRGKA from the coding sequence GTGACGCGGCGGACGGAGAGGATCGGCGAGCAGATTCGCGGCGAGCTCGCGCGCCTCTTGCACGAGGAGGTGACGGACCCGCGCGTCGGGCTCGTCACGATCACGCGCATCGACGTCGCGCCGGATCTCTCGCACGCGAAGGTCTTCTGGAGCGCACTCGACGCGGTGCCGCACGGCTCGCGCGGCGAGAAGCACTCCGACGCCGAGACCGCGAAGGGCCTCGCGAGCGCCGCGGGCTTCCTGCGCTCGCAGCTCGCCCGCGCTCTCGCGACGAGGCGCGTGCCCGAGCTGCGCTTCGTGCACGACGATTCGGTCGACGCCGGCGCCGAGACGCTGCGGCTGCTCGAGGAGATTCGCCGTGGCAAAGCGTGA
- the truB gene encoding tRNA pseudouridine(55) synthase TruB, translating to MAKRDEKERPGPIGFLAIDKPVGWSSHDVVDAARRWLGTRRVGHLGTLDPLATGVLPLAIREATKLIPFVDQEQKVYAGTIRLGVTTETLDGEGKVTRTHEGALPGEAAVRAALASFEGEIEQIPPMYSSVKKDGVPLYRLARKGEEVEREPRTVRIHRIALTSFTLPDVGIEVACSPGTYVRVLAGDLGEKLGCGAYLAGLRRTQNGPFAIADCLTPEQCDALAANGELEARILTPAKVLPLPQISLSGIQARRVLNGGAIAAAEARGPYERGPQPALGAKFAALAPSGDLLAVMELRPDRKFWPLRVFPPGA from the coding sequence GTGGCAAAGCGTGACGAGAAGGAGCGCCCCGGTCCCATCGGCTTCCTCGCGATCGACAAGCCCGTGGGCTGGTCCTCGCACGACGTCGTCGACGCCGCGCGGCGCTGGCTCGGCACGCGCCGCGTCGGGCACCTCGGCACGCTCGACCCGCTCGCAACGGGCGTCCTGCCCCTCGCGATCCGCGAGGCCACGAAGTTGATTCCGTTCGTGGACCAGGAGCAGAAGGTCTACGCGGGGACGATTCGCCTCGGTGTCACGACCGAGACGCTCGACGGCGAGGGCAAGGTCACGCGTACGCACGAAGGCGCGCTGCCGGGCGAAGCCGCCGTGCGCGCCGCGCTTGCGAGCTTCGAGGGCGAGATCGAGCAGATCCCGCCCATGTACAGCTCGGTCAAGAAGGATGGCGTCCCGCTCTATCGCCTCGCGCGCAAGGGCGAGGAGGTGGAGCGCGAGCCGCGAACCGTGCGCATTCACCGAATCGCGCTGACCTCGTTCACGCTGCCCGACGTCGGCATCGAGGTGGCGTGCTCGCCGGGCACGTACGTGCGCGTGCTCGCGGGCGACCTCGGCGAGAAGCTCGGCTGCGGCGCGTACCTCGCCGGCCTGCGGCGCACCCAGAACGGGCCTTTCGCGATCGCGGACTGCCTCACGCCCGAGCAGTGCGACGCGCTCGCCGCGAACGGCGAGCTCGAGGCGCGCATCCTCACCCCAGCGAAGGTGCTGCCGCTGCCGCAGATCTCGCTCAGCGGCATCCAGGCACGACGCGTGCTGAACGGCGGCGCGATCGCGGCCGCCGAGGCGCGCGGGCCCTACGAGCGCGGCCCGCAGCCAGCGCTCGGCGCGAAGTTCGCGGCCCTCGCACCCAGCGGCGATCTGCTCGCGGTGATGGAGCTGCGTCCGGATCGCAAGTTCTGGCCGCTGCGGGTGTTCCCGCCGGGTGCCTGA
- the rpsO gene encoding 30S ribosomal protein S15, with amino-acid sequence MVLASATVIEQFRTHESDTGSPEVQVALLSKRIDELTKHFETHVKDHHSRRGLLKLVSQRRRLLDYLERNDANRYQALVSKLGLRR; translated from the coding sequence ATCGTTTTGGCGTCTGCAACCGTGATCGAGCAGTTCCGGACTCATGAATCGGACACTGGCTCGCCCGAAGTTCAGGTGGCGCTCCTTTCCAAGCGCATCGACGAGCTGACGAAGCACTTCGAAACGCACGTGAAGGATCACCACTCGCGCCGTGGCCTGCTGAAGCTCGTGAGCCAGCGCCGCCGCCTTCTCGACTACCTCGAGCGCAATGACGCCAATCGCTACCAGGCCCTGGTTTCGAAGCTCGGCCTGCGCCGCTAG